The DNA sequence GAAACAGGGACTGAACAGTGAAGTGCCTTTCTTTATCTGTCCGTTCAAGCCAGAAGAAGCGGTGGAAATGTCCCGCCTGAGCCGACAGCTGGTCAACCGGCTCGAACAGACTGGCGTCCGAGTGTTGGAAATCAATCTCTACGATTTGTCTGTTGAGATCCTCAAGGGGGAAAATATCTGGGACCGCGCCCTCGAAATTGAGCCGACGGTTTCCAAGCACGAGTTCCTGGAGTTTATGCAGAGCGTGCTGGATCCGGAGAACAACTTGATTCCGGCCATTGCAGCCCGACTGTCCCTTCAAGAGTTTGATGTGCTGTTCCTTGCCGGCGTGGGGGAGGTTTTCCCCTACATCCGCTCACACAACGTGTTGAACAACCTGCAGAGCACCGCCAAGGATCGGCCGACTGTCATGTTCTTCCCCGGCGAGTACACACACTCGGTAGAAAAGGGGGCATCCCTGGACCTCTTTGGCCGCCTCCACGACGACAAGTACTACCGAGCCTTCAATATATTTCACTGCGAGCCTTGATGGCCGATGATCCTGCGAGGAAAAAGTGATGCAGCTCAAGCGCATATTTGAGAAACCGGTAGATCGCACTATAGAGGGCGTGATCAAGGCTGACGATGACGCCAGTCTGCGCCTCGAAATTGAGGAGTACGTGCTGACCAAGGAGGTCGAGGCTCGACTGGAGAGCTTCCTGGATGCCTACAATAACTTCGAGGGCGCCAACGGCGTATGGGTATCAGGCTTCTTTGGCTCAGGTAAATCCCACCTGCTCAAGATGTTGGCCCTTTTGCTGGAAAATCGGCTCATCGACGGTGCGGCAACCCTCGACCTGTTCCTGCCCAAGTGCAACGACAACGAGATCCTGCGCGGCGATCTCAAGCGCTCGGCTGCCATTCCCTCCCGGAGCATTCTGTTCAATATCGATCAGAAAGCCGATGTCATCAGCAAAACCCAGATCGATGCATTGCTGGCAGTGTTCGTGAAAGTCTTCGACGAAATGTGTGGCTACTATGGCAAGCATGGTCACATCGCTCAGTTTGAGCGAGACCTGGACAGCCGAAATCTGTATCAGCAGTTCCAGGACACCTATGAAAGCATCGCCGGCCGATCCTGGCAAAAAGGCCGGGAACAGGCGCTGCTTGAGGGCGCCAACATCGCTCGCGCCTATGCCCAGGTGACTGGAACCGATGAGGAGAACACCAAAGGCATTCTCGACAAGTATCGCGCCCAGTATCGGGTGTCCATTGAAGACTTTGCCGATCAGGTCAAAGCCTACATAGACCAGCAGGAGAGCGGATTCCGGCTCAACTTCTTCATCGATGAGGTGGGTCAGTACGTTGCCGACAACGTCAAACTGATGACCAACCTGCAAACCATTGCCGAGAGCCTGGCCACAAAGTGCCGAGGACAGGCGTGGATCATCGTCACCGCTCAGGAGGATATGAGCAACGTCGTCGGGGAGATGAATCGTCAGCAGAGTAATGATTTCACCAAGATCCAGGCTCGTTTTGCCAATCGGATGAAGCTGACCAGCACCAACGTGGCGGAGGTAATCCAGAAGCGCCTGCTGCTCAAGAACGAAGAAGGCGTGGCCGTGCTGTCGGACATCTACCACCGCGAGATGAACAACTTCAAAACCCTGTTCGATTTCGCCGACGGGTCGGTGACCTTCAAAAACTACCGTGACCGGGAGCACTTCATCCACAGCTACCCGTTTATCCCCTATCAGTTCGATCTGTTTCAGTCAGCGATCCAGAATCTGTCCCAGCACAATGCATTTGAGGGCCAACACAGCTCCGTAGGCGAGCGATCCATGCTGGGCGTCTTCCAACAGGTGGCCGTACATATTGGGGGCCACTCTATCGGCCAACTGGCTACCTTTGACCTCATGTTCGAGGGAATTCGCACCGCACTCAAATCCCATATTCAGAGTGCGATCCAGCAGGCTGAGCGTAACCTCGAAGATCCACTGGCTCTGCGCCTGCTCAAGGCTTTGTTCCTCGTCAAATATATCCGGGAGTTCAAGGCCAGCCACCACAACTTGTCCATCCTGGTGATGAACTGTTTCCAGTGCGATTTACCCAAATTGCGCAAGGAAGTAGAACAGGCTCTGAGCCTGCTCGAGCAGCAAACCTACATTCAGCGCAACGGCGGGCTTTACGAATACCTCACCGATCAGGAAAAGGACGTCGAGCAGGAGATCAAGAACACCTCGGTCGAGAACAGTGATGTCACCGCTGAACTTGAGAAAATCGTGTTCGACCAGATTATTCGGACACGCAAGATTCGCTACGAAGACAACGGCCAAGACTACATCTTCACCCGCAAACTCGACGACAAACATTTGGGGCGGGAATATGAGCTGGCCATCAACGTCATCACCCCTTTTCATGAGCACGCCGACAACGACGATATGCTCAGAACCCGCTCAACCTACGAGCGCAACGAACTGATGGTGGTCATGCCCAGTGATGACCGCATCATGCGCGACCTGCTGATGTACAAGCGCACAGAGAAGTACGTCGCCCAAAACACCTCCATGAATCAGCAGGAATCGATGCAGCGCATCCTGTCCGACAAGAGTGCCCAAAACCGTCAGCGTTATGCAGAACTGCAACAGCGTCTTCAAGTCCTTCTAGGCAAGGCCCGCCTGCTGGTCGGTGGCACCGAGCTGGATACCGGACGAGAAGACGCTCAGAATCGTATCACCAAGGGATTTTATGAACTGATAGCCCTCGCTTATCCCAATCTGCGCATGCTGCGCAATGTGGTGTACATCGAAGCGGACGTGGTGAAGTGCCTGAAGGAGTCTGCCAAGGGACTGATAGGCGCCGATACCACAACCCTGTCCGAAGCTGAGCAGGAAATGTTGGCCTTCATCCAGAGCAATCAGCGGGGCGGCGTCAGAACCACCATCAAGAGCCTGCTGGAGAAGTTCGAACGCGGCCCCTACGGCTGGTACTACGCCGCCATTCTCTACACCCTGGCGAGTCTGTGTGCCCGGGGCAAACTCGAAGCCCGCGCCGATGGCAACCTGTTGGAGGAGGATACCCTCGAAAGAGCCCTCCTCAACACCCATGGTCAGGGCAACGTGGTGCTGGAGCCCCAGGTGGAATTCAGTGCTTCACAGATTCGTGCCCTTAAGGAGTTTTACGAGGACTTCTTTGCCAGCCCAGTCAAGGCCAACGAGGCCAAGGCACTGGGGAGGGAAGTAAGCGAGGCTTTCAAGGCACTGATCAGCGACCAGCTCACACCACTGCAGGCCCAGGTTGACCAATATCCGTTACTTCAGGCGCTGCAACCGGTGGTTGAGCGACTGCGAGAGTTGGCTAGCAAACCCTACACCTGGTATCTCACTGAGCTGGTTCGGCAAGAGGGTGAGTTACTGGATTTGAAGGAAAGTGTCCTCGACCCGATCCAAAAATTTATGAGCGGCCCGCAAAAGCAAATCTACGAAAACACTCAGCGGCTGCTGCAGGAGCACGAGAGCAATCTGATGTATCTCGGCGGTGACACCGGCGCCACTTTACGCGCAGCTCTGGCCGATCCTGAGTGCTTCAAGGGCAACCGCATGCAGCAGGTAAAGGCGGATCTTGACAGCCTACAGGTTGAACTGGATCGCACCATTGATGCCGAGCTGATTCAGGCGAAAGATGCCTTTGCCTCCTTGCGCGGGCGCCTGAGTGGTATGTCCGAATTCTCTGCCCTGTCCCCAGATCAACAGTCCCTGCTCACCCGCACATTTGACGAGGCGGAGCAACGTATCGCCAGCCGCCGGCTAATTGCAGAGATTCGCGACGGCCTGCGCAATTTTGAAGACAACGACTATCCCCGGCTGTTGTCGCAGCTCGCTAATTGGGGCCAGCCACCCATGTCGGATCAATCGGAGCCGCCATTTGATGAACCCCGGCAGCAGAATATCGGTGAGCCAACCGCTACGCCGCCCATCCCGACCAAAGCGCCGCAAACTGTGGAGTACGTCAATCGCAAGCGCATCGATGTCCCCTTCGATAAGGCCTGGCTAGCCGATGAGGGCGATGTAGAGCGCTATTTAGAGGCGGTCAGAGAAGCACTGCTGACAGAAATCCGTTTGGGTAAAAGGATCCAGATATGAGCCGAATGGAGGCTGAGGCGCTTTTGCGCACCGCGCTCGGCAACCCCCATGCGGAATTCCGCGATGGCCAGTGGGAGGCCATCGATGCTCTAGTTACCCAACGCAAGAAGCTGCTGGTGGTCCAGCGCACCGGCTGGGGTAAAAGCTCGGTGTACTTTGTCGCCACTCGGCTGCAGCGAGACCGGGGATTCGGCCCCACCATTATCGTGTCGCCGCTGCTGGCCCTGATGCGCAACCAGATCGAAGCAGCGGATCGGCTAGGGATTCGCGCCATCACCATGAACTCGACCAACCGGGAGCAGAATGGGGAGCTTACCCGACGGGTGCTCAACAACGAGGTGGATTGCCTGCTGATCTCACCCGAGCGGCTTGCTAACGATGAGTTCGCCGAAACGGTACTGCAGCCTATTGCCGACAATATAGGCCTGTTGGTGGTGGACGAAGCCCACTGTATCTCCGACTGGGGCCACGATTTCAGGCCCGATTACCGACGTCTGCTCAATGTTCTGCGCCAGTTACCGCTCAATATGCCGGTTCTGGCCACCACTGCCACTGCTAATGATCGCGTCATCAACGACGTGGTGCAGCAGCTGGGCAATATCGAGGTCATGCGCGGATCGCTGGTGCGCGAAAGTCTTGCACTGCAAAACATCACCTTGCCGGATCAGGCCAGTCGTCTTGCTTGGCTGACAGACGCAATTCCCACTATTGAAGGCGCCGGCATCGTTTATGTGCTCACCAAGCGGGATGCGGAACAGGTCAGGAATTGGCTGGTCAGCCAAGGCATTGACGCCCAAGCCTACTACAGTGGCATAGAGCACCCTGACTTCCCCACATCCAATACCTATCGCGAGCATCTTGAAGACCTGCTGCTCAGCAACCGCCTAAAGGTACTGGTGGCCACCACCGCGCTGGGCATGGGTTACGACAAGCCGGACCTCAGCTTTGTTATCCACTATCAAGCGCCAGGCTCTATAGTAGGCTACTACCAGCAAGTGGGCCGTGCCGGACGCGGCATCGATGACTCTTTTGGTATCTTGCTGTCCGGAGAAGAGGACGAGCGCATCCACGACTACTTCCGCCGCTCCGCCTTTCCCGACGAGACGGAGGTGAATCAAATTTTGGCTCTACTGGAAGACCACGATGGTCTCTCGGTCCCAAATATTCAGCAATATCTCAATCTCCGCCAAGGCCAAATCGAGAAGGTACTGAAGTACCTCAGTGTAGAAAGTCCCTCCCCTGTCATTAAGGATCGTTCTCGGTGGCTGCGGACACCTGTGTCCTTCCAGCTGGATCGCGAGCGCATCGCCCGCCTAACCGCCCAGCGAGAAGTGGAATGGCAGGAGGTGCAGGGCTACATCAATGCCGATGGCTGCCTGATGGAATACCTCCGCCAGTCGCTCGACGACCCTGAAGCCGAACCCTGCGGTCAGTGCGCCAATTGTCTGGAAAAACCCATTTTTTCCACCGCGGTCGATCGCCAGAAGGTCGTCGAGGCAGCTCGTTTTCTCAGGCACTCTGAACTGGTCATCAGCCCCAAAAAACAGGTGGCGGCCAATGCCTTCCCGGTGTATGGCTTTCGCGGCAATCTTCTTCCCGAGTTGCTCGCTGCCGAAGGGCGTATCCTCAGTCGCTGGGGCGATGGCGGCTGGGGAGGTCTGGTAGAAGACGACAAGCACGGGGGCCATTTCCGCGATGAGCTGGTGGATGCTGTCATCGAGATGATCCGACAGCGGTGGCAGCCTGCACCAGCCCCGGAGTGGGTCACCTGCGTACCTTCCTTGAACCACACGAACCTGGTTCCTGACTTTGCCCAGCGCCTTGCCGCCAGGTTGGGTCTGCCCTTTGTACCAGCAGCCATTGCCAAAGTCCGCGCCAATCAGCCACAGAAATTGCAAAATAATCGGTATCACCAATGCAGCAATCTGGACGGTGTGTTTGCAGTGGACCACTCGATTCCCTCCGGCCCCGTTTTACTGGTGGACGACGTGGTGGACTCCGGCTGGACCATGACCGTCCTCGCGGCGTTACTGCGTCGCAACGGATGTGGCAATGTCTATCCCGTGGCTCTAGCTTCATCCAGTACGAGCGATTGACCAATGCTTTCACCCAATACTCAGGCGATACTCCTGCTCACTGGCCACTTTTCCAAAGCTGGCAACGAGGATGTACGACCACTGACAAATAGGGAGTGGGGCCAATTCGCCCTCTGGCTCAAGGAGCAAGGGCTAACCCCGGAAAAGTTACTGGACAGCAATCCGGAAGCACTGCTGGCGCACTGGCCGGATAGTAAAATCACCACCGGCCGGTTGCTGCAGCTGCTCAATCGCGGTTCCGCCCTCGCCCTCGCAGTAGAGAAATGGCTGCGTTCAGGCCTCTGGATTATCACCCGCTCCGATGGGGACTACCCTCAGCGGCTCAAGATGCACCTGAAAACCGATTCGCCGCCCGTCCTCTTTGGCTGCGGCAACCGTAGCCTGCTCAACCGGGGAGGTATCGCCGTGGTGGGCTCCCGCAAGGCCAATGATGACGACCTCGCCTACAGCCGTCAGCTGGGCCAGTTAGTGGCGGCCCAAGGCTATTCCATCGTGTCGGGGGGCGCCCGCGGTATCGATGAATTCGCTATGCTTGGATCGCTAGAGGCCGAGGGCACAGTGATCGGCGTCATGGCCGACAGCCTCTTGCGGGCAGCGTCTTCCTCCAAATATCGCCGCCACCTCGTCAACAACAATCTGGTATTGATTTCGCCCTTTTACCCGGAAGCAGGGTTCAACCCCGGCAACGCCATGCAGCGCAACAAGTACATTTATTGCCTGGCCGATGTTGCCGTAGCCGTCCATTCAGGCACCTCCGGTGGTACCTGGAACGGCGTAGTGGAAAACCTCAAAAAGGGCTGGGTGCCCATGTGGGTAAAGCCCAGCGATGACGCCACTGCCGGTAACAGCCTGCTGGTCAAACAGGGGGCTCGCTACCTTTCGGAACCACTTGACCAGCTCGATTTAAATGTCTTTATCACTTCCACATCAACCCCAGTAGCTGAGCCTAAGGGCGACCTGTTTGGCCAGTCGGCTACCAACATCAGCGAGCCTCAGGTATCACCATTCACCCCCGAGCCTGGACGCGAGCAAAAAGATACCGAGCAAGAACAGCCGCCTGCCTGGACTGAGACATCAGAACTTGAACCAAAGCCAACATCTGACGAACCGCAATCGGTACCTGAGCCTGAACTGGGCTCAACAGCTGAGTCAGAGCCTCAATTGACGCCGGTTGTAAGGCCCGAGGAGAAAACCAACCCCAATCTATCCGACTTGGGATTCTACGACCTATTTCTGGCAAAACTGGCAAGCTGGTGTACCAGTAAAGCGTTGAGTGTGGAACAACTCCAGGAATTGTCTGGCCTGCACAAAAGCCAGCTCACTGGCTGGTTGAAACAGGCAGTGGACGAAGGCCATATCACCAAACTCAGCCGTCCGGTGCGCTATCGTTGCCAGACCGCACAACAAAATGACATGTTCAAGGACAAGTAACACCCCATGGAAACCGCCAAGCTCAAGAAATTTGCCCAGTACGCCCGCCGCAACCTGATCGAGCAGGTATCGATCCGACTCAAACAGGTGACTGCACACGAAAGCAGCGCCAGCCGGGAGCACCCCGCTGCTCTCAAGAAACTGCACGAGGCTATCAAAGAGATTGGTGAGGACGAGGTCATCGAACAGGTGGCCTACATCTGGTTCAACCGCTTCTGCGCCCTGCGCTTCATGGATGTGAACCGCTACACCCGCATCGGCGTGGTGTCGCCCGCCGAAGGACAGTTCCAGCCCGAGATTTTGGCCGAGGCCAAGATGGGGCACATTGACGACAAGATGGTGCCCGACAGCTCTTCATCTCAAAGTAAGCGGCAGCAGATCTTCGCTCTGCTCGACGGCAAAGCACCCAGCCGCGACCCGCAGGGCGAGGCGTACCGCCTGCTGGTGGTGGCCGCCTGCAACTTCTGGAACAAGGCGATGCCGTTCCTGTTTCAGCGCATCGATGACTACACCGAGCTGCTGATGCCCGATGACCTGCTCTCGGGCAACTCCATCCTCGCCTATACCCGCGAAGCAATGACGCCGGATGCCTGCGAGGATGTCGAGGTAATTGGCTGGCTCTACCAGTTCTACATCTCCGAGAAGAAGGACGAGGTGTTCGACGGCCTGAAGAAGAACAAGAAAATCACGCCCGAGAACATCCCAGCCGCCACCCAGCTTTTTACCCCGCATTGGATCGTGCGCTACCTGGTGGAAAACTCCCTCGGCCGCCTGTGGCTGCTCAACCGTCCCGGCTCGAAGCTGGCCCTACAGATGGATTACTATATCAAGCCAGCGCCTGCGGCGGATGGTAAAGAGCAGGCCGAAACGGACTTCCTGCGCATCGCCAAGCCGGAAGAGATCAAGATCTGCGACCCGGCATGTGGCTCCGGCCACATGCTCACCTATGCCTTTGACCTGCTCTACGCCATCTACGAGGAGGAAGGCTACGAGCCCGCCGAGATTCC is a window from the Porticoccus hydrocarbonoclasticus MCTG13d genome containing:
- a CDS encoding RecQ family ATP-dependent DNA helicase yields the protein MSRMEAEALLRTALGNPHAEFRDGQWEAIDALVTQRKKLLVVQRTGWGKSSVYFVATRLQRDRGFGPTIIVSPLLALMRNQIEAADRLGIRAITMNSTNREQNGELTRRVLNNEVDCLLISPERLANDEFAETVLQPIADNIGLLVVDEAHCISDWGHDFRPDYRRLLNVLRQLPLNMPVLATTATANDRVINDVVQQLGNIEVMRGSLVRESLALQNITLPDQASRLAWLTDAIPTIEGAGIVYVLTKRDAEQVRNWLVSQGIDAQAYYSGIEHPDFPTSNTYREHLEDLLLSNRLKVLVATTALGMGYDKPDLSFVIHYQAPGSIVGYYQQVGRAGRGIDDSFGILLSGEEDERIHDYFRRSAFPDETEVNQILALLEDHDGLSVPNIQQYLNLRQGQIEKVLKYLSVESPSPVIKDRSRWLRTPVSFQLDRERIARLTAQREVEWQEVQGYINADGCLMEYLRQSLDDPEAEPCGQCANCLEKPIFSTAVDRQKVVEAARFLRHSELVISPKKQVAANAFPVYGFRGNLLPELLAAEGRILSRWGDGGWGGLVEDDKHGGHFRDELVDAVIEMIRQRWQPAPAPEWVTCVPSLNHTNLVPDFAQRLAARLGLPFVPAAIAKVRANQPQKLQNNRYHQCSNLDGVFAVDHSIPSGPVLLVDDVVDSGWTMTVLAALLRRNGCGNVYPVALASSSTSD
- a CDS encoding DNA-processing protein DprA codes for the protein MLSPNTQAILLLTGHFSKAGNEDVRPLTNREWGQFALWLKEQGLTPEKLLDSNPEALLAHWPDSKITTGRLLQLLNRGSALALAVEKWLRSGLWIITRSDGDYPQRLKMHLKTDSPPVLFGCGNRSLLNRGGIAVVGSRKANDDDLAYSRQLGQLVAAQGYSIVSGGARGIDEFAMLGSLEAEGTVIGVMADSLLRAASSSKYRRHLVNNNLVLISPFYPEAGFNPGNAMQRNKYIYCLADVAVAVHSGTSGGTWNGVVENLKKGWVPMWVKPSDDATAGNSLLVKQGARYLSEPLDQLDLNVFITSTSTPVAEPKGDLFGQSATNISEPQVSPFTPEPGREQKDTEQEQPPAWTETSELEPKPTSDEPQSVPEPELGSTAESEPQLTPVVRPEEKTNPNLSDLGFYDLFLAKLASWCTSKALSVEQLQELSGLHKSQLTGWLKQAVDEGHITKLSRPVRYRCQTAQQNDMFKDK
- a CDS encoding DUF1788 domain-containing protein, with product MNRDIEKQPLPVRYQHLYDVISGERFLKKQGLNSEVPFFICPFKPEEAVEMSRLSRQLVNRLEQTGVRVLEINLYDLSVEILKGENIWDRALEIEPTVSKHEFLEFMQSVLDPENNLIPAIAARLSLQEFDVLFLAGVGEVFPYIRSHNVLNNLQSTAKDRPTVMFFPGEYTHSVEKGASLDLFGRLHDDKYYRAFNIFHCEP
- the brxC gene encoding BREX system P-loop protein BrxC → MQLKRIFEKPVDRTIEGVIKADDDASLRLEIEEYVLTKEVEARLESFLDAYNNFEGANGVWVSGFFGSGKSHLLKMLALLLENRLIDGAATLDLFLPKCNDNEILRGDLKRSAAIPSRSILFNIDQKADVISKTQIDALLAVFVKVFDEMCGYYGKHGHIAQFERDLDSRNLYQQFQDTYESIAGRSWQKGREQALLEGANIARAYAQVTGTDEENTKGILDKYRAQYRVSIEDFADQVKAYIDQQESGFRLNFFIDEVGQYVADNVKLMTNLQTIAESLATKCRGQAWIIVTAQEDMSNVVGEMNRQQSNDFTKIQARFANRMKLTSTNVAEVIQKRLLLKNEEGVAVLSDIYHREMNNFKTLFDFADGSVTFKNYRDREHFIHSYPFIPYQFDLFQSAIQNLSQHNAFEGQHSSVGERSMLGVFQQVAVHIGGHSIGQLATFDLMFEGIRTALKSHIQSAIQQAERNLEDPLALRLLKALFLVKYIREFKASHHNLSILVMNCFQCDLPKLRKEVEQALSLLEQQTYIQRNGGLYEYLTDQEKDVEQEIKNTSVENSDVTAELEKIVFDQIIRTRKIRYEDNGQDYIFTRKLDDKHLGREYELAINVITPFHEHADNDDMLRTRSTYERNELMVVMPSDDRIMRDLLMYKRTEKYVAQNTSMNQQESMQRILSDKSAQNRQRYAELQQRLQVLLGKARLLVGGTELDTGREDAQNRITKGFYELIALAYPNLRMLRNVVYIEADVVKCLKESAKGLIGADTTTLSEAEQEMLAFIQSNQRGGVRTTIKSLLEKFERGPYGWYYAAILYTLASLCARGKLEARADGNLLEEDTLERALLNTHGQGNVVLEPQVEFSASQIRALKEFYEDFFASPVKANEAKALGREVSEAFKALISDQLTPLQAQVDQYPLLQALQPVVERLRELASKPYTWYLTELVRQEGELLDLKESVLDPIQKFMSGPQKQIYENTQRLLQEHESNLMYLGGDTGATLRAALADPECFKGNRMQQVKADLDSLQVELDRTIDAELIQAKDAFASLRGRLSGMSEFSALSPDQQSLLTRTFDEAEQRIASRRLIAEIRDGLRNFEDNDYPRLLSQLANWGQPPMSDQSEPPFDEPRQQNIGEPTATPPIPTKAPQTVEYVNRKRIDVPFDKAWLADEGDVERYLEAVREALLTEIRLGKRIQI